A window from Malassezia restricta chromosome I, complete sequence encodes these proteins:
- a CDS encoding myotubularin-related protein 6/7/8 encodes MHDGVVEPDFGSTATSFESITAWLWRDDKFTRISIQVTRFHLILTDEHGHERIDLPLISYAVRRPMAQSAWAQACIYPLSIYLATHEHLILGFYDEATTLRTLERLREAASMDSVERMYAFNSGMPAGNGWQLYNVAREFKRQGVGSSTRAWRFSSVNASYEMAPTYPSMLVVPSNISDMTLIHAAKHRSKGRIPVLTYLHWANLATLSRSSQPMVGITQNRSIQDEKLVEAIFSSHERTHGLVSSSSEPVYGSTMTNLIVDARPTANAMANHARGAGSENMEFYKNCKKVYLGIDNIHVMRDSLAKIQTALRLQDERPVFEARQEAAVLDELALQRSQWLKHLGAVLQGTRQIVQNIHIHSSHVLVHCSDGWDRTAQLVSLAQICLDPYFRTLEGFAVLIEKDWVSFGHQFQERHGLVHQSSSKFDMRAPQHDLLLDAEAKNDEINEEQSRAAPSLWDFTKSLTAHFQGHASSQTAPIFFQFLDCVWQLQCQFPERFEFRGSYLTELVRQAFSGTSGTFLYNSERERRLSSSPNKPAPAEMTPSVWDALLSDTSWKNPRYDPSLDRRDGRDDQGVLYVEPKDVRFASDLFRRSDDSLNAHLDAERRQKVYLQQQLAESVHESRPKALSHQDPLFPEETFHNAARKVRSLFSDGWNRVQEAVRKTTDEANVVAQRHDSGVIPTSDSNNESSSFAAINNPWIEQTNKVRNELDSLSSCSWEPPPSSTATGDALPPPLPRSISTPEPDAMTSTDPLGASYL; translated from the exons ATGCATGACGGAGTCGTTGAGCCAGACTTTGGATCCACTGCAACCTCTTTCGAGTCTATAACTGCATGGCTTTGGCGAGATGACAAATTTACGCGCATTTCGATACAAGTAACCAGGTTTCATCTAATTCTGACGGATGAACATGGCCATGAACGT ATTGACCTACCTCTTATATCTTACGCAGTGCGTCGCCCCATGGCTCAATCTGCGTGGGCTCAAGCATGCATCTATCCCCTTTCGATATACCTCGCTACACACGAACACCTAATCCTAGGGTTCTATGACGAAGCAACCACCCTACGTACGCTTGAGCGCCTCAGGGAAGCTGCCAGTATGG ACTCTGTTGAGCGAATGTATGCTTTCAACAGTGGAATGCCGGCGGGGAACGGATGGCAGCTTTACAATGTCGCACGGGAATTTAAGCGACAAGGTGTCGGCTCATCCactcgagcgtggcgaTTTTCTTCAGTCAACGCCTCGTACGAAATGGCACCAACATACCCATCTATGCTTGTTGTACCATCAAACATCAGCGACATGACCCTAATTCATGCGGCCAAACACCGCAGCAAAGGTCGCATTCCTGTGCTTACCTATCTTCATTGGGCTAATTTAGCCACTCTTTCGCGTTCGAGTCAGCCGATGGTTGGGATTACGCAGAATCGATCGATTCAGGATGAAAAGCTTGTCGAGGCGATTTTTTCGTCGCACGAGCGAACTCATGGGCTCGTATCCTCTTCGTCTGAGCCAGTCTATGGATCTACAATGACCAACCTAATTGTGGATGCACGGCCCACGGCGAACGCCATGGCCAATCATGCTAGAGGCGCAGGTTCAGAAAACATGGAATTTTACAAGAACTGCAAAAAAGTCTACCTAGGTATTGACAATATTCATGTGATGCGCGACTCCCTGGCCAAAATTCAAACCGCTCTGCGTCTGCAAGATGAGCGACCCGTCTTTGAAGCACGGCAAGAGGCAGCTGTACTGGATGAATTGGCATTGCAACGCTCTCAGTGGTTAAAGCATCTTGGCGCCGTGTTGCAGGGCACACGTCAGATTGTACAAAATATTCATATTCATTCATCTCATGTCCTTGTGCACTGTTCTGATGGCTGGGACCGAACCGCGCAGCTAGTTTCTTTGGCTCAAATATGCCTGGATCCCTATTTCCGCACACTAGAAGGTTTTGCTGTGCTCATTGAAAAAGACTGGGTTAGCTTTGGTCATCAGTTTCAGGAACGACACGGTCTTGTGCACCAGAGCTCATCTAAATTCGACATGCGTGCACCCCAGCATGATCTTTTACTCGATGCTGAAGCTAAAAATGACGAAATCAACGAGGAGCAAAGCCGTGCAGCACCATCACTTTGGGATTTTACTAAATCACTCACGGCCCATTTCCAAGGGCATGCATCATCGCAAACAGCGCCTATTTTCTTCCAGTTCCTTGACTGTGTGTGGCAATTGCAATGCCAATTTCCGGAAAGATTCGAGTTTCGAGGGTCCTACCTTACTGAGCTGGTGCGCCAAGCGTTCTCCGGCACATCAGGCACATTTTTATACAACTCCGAGCGTGAGAGGCGTCTCTCTTCGAGTCCGAACAAACCTGCTCCAGCAGAGATGACACCAAGTGTGTGGGACGCGCTTCTTTCCGACACTTCATGGAAGAATCCCCGCTATGATCCTTCCTTGGATCGAAGAGATGGACGTGATGATCAGGGCGTCTTGTATGTGGAGCCAAAAGACGTGCGTTTTGCCAGCGACCTGTTTCGTCGGTCGGATGACAGTTTAAACGCGCATCTTGATGCTGAAAGACGCCAAAAAGTTTACCTTCAGCAACAGTTGGCCGAATCTGTGCATGAATCTCGTCCCAAGGCGTTATCCCATCAAGACCCTCTATTTCCTGAGGAAACATTTCACAATGCTGCGCGGAAAGTCCGTTCACTTTTTTCAGATGGTTGGAATCGCGTCCAGGAAGCTGTAAGAAAAACAACAGATGAGGCGAATGTGGTTGCGCAGCGTCATGACTCTGGTGTCATTCCCACATCTGACTCCAACAATGAATCTTCCTCCTTTGCGGCTATAAATAACCCTTGGATTGAGCAAACAAACAAGGTACGAAACGAGCTGGACAGTTTGTCTTCATGTTCATGGGAACCTCCTCCATCGTCTACAGCTACGGGAGACGCGCTGCCACCGCCCTTACCTAGGAGCATCTCCACGCCGGAGCCTGATGCGATGACCTCCACAGATCCATTAGGCGCGTCCTATTTGTAG
- a CDS encoding elongator complex protein 3 translates to MGVASTSTSTECLLRVCADIAAQLVQAHEESQAVSLNAIRGAACKKHGYGGVPRLTDIIAAIPDTHKRALVPALRAKPIRSASGIAVVAVMCKPHRCPHIALTGNICVYCPGGPDSDFEYSTQSYTGYEPTSMRAIRARYDPYEQSRGRVQQLHELGHSVDKVEYIIMGGTFMSLSEQYRNEFIAQLHNALSGYTGLDVDEAVRYSERSQTKCIGITIETRPDYCLRPHLSQMLRYGCTRLEIGVQSVYEDVARDTNRGHTVKAVCETFHLAKDAGYKVVAHMMPDLPNVGVERDMEQFKEYFENPAFRSDGLKLYPTLVIRGTGLYELWRTGRYKNYTPSFLVDVIARILALVPPWTRVYRVQRDIPMPLVSSGVENGNLREMALERMRDFGATCRDVRYREVGIHEIHTKVRPEEIEFLRRDYTANGGWETFLSYEDPDKDILVALLRLRKCSETGTYRPELIKDGQTSIVRELHTYGSAVPLHSRDPTKFQHQGFGTLLMEQAETIARDEHGSVKMAVISGVGTRDYYRRLGYELEGPYMVKRLV, encoded by the coding sequence ATGGGCGTCGCATCGACATCCACGTCGACTGAGTGTCTGTTGCGAGTATGTGCAGATATTGCAGCACAGTTAGTACAAGCGCATGAAGAATCACAGGCTGTATCACTGAATGCAATCCGAGGCGCCGCGTGCAAGAAGCATGGCTACGGTGGAGTGCCACGTCTCACAGACATCATCGCCGCCATCCCAGATACGCACAAACGAGCGTTGGTACCGGCCTTGCGCGCGAAACCGATTCGAAGTGCGAGTGGTATCGCTGTTGTGGCCGTCATGTGCAAACCACACCGGTGTCCACACATTGCCTTGACAGGAAACATTTGCGTCTATTGCCCTGGTGGCCCCGACTCGGACTTTGAGTACAGCACCCAGTCTTATACGGGCTATGAGCCCACATCCATGCGTGCGATTCGCGCGCGATATGACCCATACGAGCAGAGTCGCGGACGCGTCCAGCAACTTCACGAGCTCGGACACAGTGTCGACAAAGTGGAATATATTATCATGGGAGGCACTTTCATGAGCTTGTCAGAGCAGTACCGAAACGAATTTATTGCACAGCTGCACAATGCATTGAGTGGGTATACTGGCTTGGATGTCGATGAGGCGGTGCGGTACTCTGAGCGGTCACAGACCAAATGCATTGGTATTACTATTGAGACGCGACCTGACTACTGTCTCCGACCGCACTTGTCACAAATGTTACGATATGGATGTACGCGCCTGGAAATCGGTGTGCAGAGTGTGTATGAAGATGTGGCGCGCGATACGAATCGTGGCCATACGGTAAAAGCCGTGTGCGAGACGTTTCATCTTGCTAAAGATGCCGGCTACAAGGTCGTGGCGCACATGATGCCAGACCTTCCCAATGTCGGCGTTGAGCGTGACATGGAGCAGTTTAAAGAATATTTTGAGAATCCAGCCTTCCGCTCGGATGGTCTCAAATTATATCCCACTCTTGTGATTCGTGGAACTGGTCTATATGAACTTTGGCGCACTGGTCGCTACAAGAACTACACTCCCTCTTTTCTTGTGGATGTGATTGCTCGGATTCTTGCGCTCGTCCCACCTTGGACGCGTGTATACCGCGTGCAACGGGATATTCCTATGCCTCTGGTTTCGAGTGGCGTAGAAAATGGCAACTTGCGAGAAATGGCGCTAGAGCGCATGCGGGACTTTGGCGCAACCTGTCGGGATGTTCGTTACCGCGAGGTCGGTATCCATGAGATTCACACCAAAGTACGGCCGGAAGAAATCGAATTTCTCCGGCGCGATTACACAGCTAACGGCGGGTGGGAAACGTTCCTATCCTACGAGGACCCAGACAAAGATATCCTAGTGGCCCTTCTACGTCTTAGGAAATGCTCCGAGACAGGCACATACCGCCCTGAACTTATCAAGGATGGACAAACGTCAATTGTTCGCGAGCTGCACACATATGGTAGTGCGGTTCCGCTTCACAGCCGCGACCCGACCAAATTTCAGCATCAGGGATTTGGCACGTTGCTTATGGAGCAAGCGGAGACCATTGCCCGTGACGAGCATGGCAGTGTGAAGATGGCAGTCATTTCTGGCGTGGGAACACGAGACTACTATCGCCGCTTGGGCTACGAACTAGAAGGACCGTATATGGTCAAGCGACTTGTGTAG
- a CDS encoding fructose-bisphosphate aldolase, class II: MGILDIVPAGVISGHDVYKVYDYARENHFAIPAFNVTTSSVANAALEAAREAKAPVIIQVSNGGAAYFAGKGLPNDKQQASVAGSVACAHYVRSVAKHYGVPVILHSDHCAKKLLPWFDGMLAADEEWFAKHGEPLFSSHMLDLSEETKEDNIKICLEYLKRMAKIGVWLEMEIGITGGEEDGVNNEHVHNSALYTQPQDIWDIYKAFSEITPNFSIAAAFGNVHGVYKPGNVRLHPELLREHQDFVREQLKINKENPVFLVFHGGSGSEKHEIATAVNNGIIKMNVDTDTQYAYLEGIRDFILTKKDYLMSQVGNPEGADKPNKKQYDPRVWVREGEKTMGKRCQIAFDDLKTSNHL; encoded by the coding sequence ATGGGAATCCTTGACATTGTTCCAGCTGGTGTTATTTCGGGTCACGACGTCTACAAGGTGTATGACTATGCCCGTGAAAACCACTTTGCCATCCCTGCTTTCAATGTGACGACCTCTTCTGTTGCCAATGCCGCTCTTGAGGCTGCGCGTGAAGCCAAGGCCCCCGTCATCATTCAGGTGTCGAACGGAGGTGCCGCGTACTTCGCTGGTAAGGGCCTTCCGAACGACAAACAACAGGCCTCGGTAGCTGGCTCtgtggcatgcgcgcacTACGTGCGTTCGGTTGCCAAGCACTACGGTGTCCCTGTGATTCTGCACTCGGACCACTGTGCCAAGAAGCTTCTGCCTTGGTTCGATGGTATGCTTGCAGCTGACGAAGAGTGGTTTGCCAAGCATGGCGAGCCTCTGTTCAGCTCGCACATGCTTGACCTTTCGGAGGAAACGAAAGAAGACAACATCAAGATCTGCCTTGAATACCTCAAGCGTATGGCTAAGATCGGTGTCTGGCTCGAGATGGAGATCGGCATTACTGGTGGTGAAGAGGACGGTGTGAACAATGAGCACGTTCACAACTCGGCCCTCTACACGCAGCCTCAAGACATCTGGGACATTTACAAGGCTTTCAGCGAGATCACCCCCAATTTCAGCATTGCCGCTGCCTTTGGCAATGTTCACGGTGTATATAAGCCTGGTAACGTCAGGCTCCACCCCGAGCTTCTTCGTGAGCACCAGGACTtcgtgcgtgagcagctcaagatCAACAAGGAGAACCCTGTGTTCCTTGTCTTCCATGGTGGCTCGGGTTCAGAGAAGCACGAAATCGCCACGGCCGTGAATAACGGTATTATCAAGATGAACGTCGACACCGACACCCAGTATGCCTACCTTGAGGGTATTCGTGACTTTATCCTTACCAAGAAGGACTACCTCATGAGCCAGGTCGGCAACCCTGAGGGCGCCGACAAGCCCAACAAGAAGCAGTACGACCCACGTGTCTGGGTGCGCGAGGGAGAGAAAACCATGGGGAAGCGTTGCCAGATTGCTTTTGACGACCTCAAGACTTCAAACCATCTATAA
- a CDS encoding glycolipid transfer protein HET-C2, which translates to MTTYFDTLRTPYQNVPITEDGVATSEFIDATEGVVKLFDLLGSSAFAVVQNDMNGNIKKIRDRLLSTGPDLSGTLQLLVKNEGLPGDKKRTATEGLLWLLRGLEFTAKALRFSLDNQNEELATSFTKAYEQTLRKHHSILVRPVFTLAMKACPYRKDFYAKLGPSEDDVRPQLSTWLNALEKIVQDMQQFFEQGQYAKGF; encoded by the exons ATGACGACGTACTTTGATACTTTACGTACT CCCTACCAGAACGTTCCGATTACAGAAGATGGCGTTGCAACGTCAGAATTCATTGATGCCACGGAAGGTGTGGTCAAGCTCTTTGACTTACTGGGAAGTAGTGCCTTTGCTGTTGTACAGAATGACATGAATGGCAATATCAAG AAAATTCGTGATAGACTTCTGAGTACGGGCCCAGATCTCTCTGGCACACTACAGCTACTCGTAAAAAATGAAGGCTTACCTGGTGacaagaagcgcacggcCACCGAAGGTCTACTTTGGCTTCTTCG TGGACTTGAGTTTACGGCAAAGGCTCTGCGCTTTTCTTTAGACAACCAGAATGAGGAGTTGGCTACAAGTTTCACTAAGGCATATGAGCAAACGCTTCGAAAACACCACAGCATACTAGTTCGCCCGGTCTTCACA CTCGCTATGAAAGCTTGCCCCTACCGAAAAGACTTTTACGCTAAGCTAGGTCCTTCAGAGGACGATGTGCGTCCACAGCTCTCGACATGGTTAAATGCCCTTGAAAAGATCGTGCAGGATATGCAACAGTTCTTCGA GCAAGGCCAATATGCTAAAGGGTTTTAG
- a CDS encoding fatty acid synthetase gives MRGVLCVWLSVLVTGILGTGFASTSKAEIQDINLVDLISTYPELSAFTRHLQRTRLIPTLNRIQTYDANSTGVTIFAPTNAAFDNAKIGHESFWMDELPSHSDNVQAPLRQQLLYHILNHTVSLTESNATYLETLYFPSRKRLAEPTHPGNIPQKPFTPSHPGAEDKGGLLGGSGQMLRVERSTNGSILHVGSDANGSHGANVIHVDQSSPYGDLYVIDRVLDLPPSLDVFLREQKACALFQHMPSDILHSLALTAHLTIFLPSDRAWNRLHSLEQAYLLGPSPQAQDDRLRVFGWHASSTGIHDGHVAYASSLRSAPHAQFTTILGGDIHVSRAENNSLFVNGMPIIQEDLLTENGVVHILDGMLLPHGDLGMTPEQYLLALNATKFVSLIRQAGLESYISQDPHKVPPDSKSGPFTFLVPSNEALERWDAQFNNLSKKKALKFGTLLREMLLYHILPGHQRALHNSSLPVTELRPSGLSGAAQRMRVHILDNGTVLFGENSVSRKSIFLNSTTLYLLDDMVEMPKDPVQTASEASLSTYVEALYKVQMDKNVRQAPYMTYIVPSDFAFESAGLVSKYLLSSANTKLSHVLSSQVLNGAWYGAVLRDKWTQISTQDGSFLWMRRDAVSSDTVVRTNSSDLDIHVTRPDLLTDTGVMHVVDRLTIPASAPISLYQLAQSAPTGKMVSLLHRAGFDWVWNETHKLEAGGTCGRQKLVLLVPEDRAFAKLKSHAYEHNMEQLRALMSLHVLVVDDCAAQQPGTEDVPMPVVDEITHVSLLDKSMGGTSPYGTVAFRRVSPTNENRLGYMVGIKGARSTRGKEHSAHVLEYGRTSCMQVHAGRVTPGGILTIDTVLEPFESGWFFRWDWARKVCLLGALSLGAISAGIYTWHWRCGYTRVQTEALEGEEE, from the coding sequence ATGCGTGGCGTACTATGTGTGTGGCTGAGCGTGCTTGTAACTGGCATACTTGGTACAGGCTTCGCATCCACATCCAAGGCAGAGATACAGGATATAAATCTTGTGGATCTCATCAGCACATACCCTGAACTTTCAGCATTCACGCGGCATTTACAACGCACGCGCCTTATACCTACGTTAAACCGGATTCAGACTTATGATGCGAATTCCACAGGCGTTACCATTTTCGCACCCACAAATGCCGCATTTGATAATGCAAAAATAGGCCATGAGAGTTTTTGGATGGATGAGCTGCCCTCCCATTCAGATAATGTTCAAGCGCCGCTTCGGCAGCAACTGTTGTATCATATCTTAAACCACACGGTGTCACTCACGGAGTCAAATGCGACATATCTGGAGACTCTTTATTTTCCATCAAGAAAGCGTCTTGCTGAGCCTACACACCCTGGGAATATTCCACAAAAACCTTTCACCCCGAGTCATCCTGGTGCGGAAGACAAAGGCGGTCTTCTCGGTGGCTCAGGACAAATGCTTCGGGTAGAACGATCAACTAATGGGTCCATCTTGCATGTGGGGTCGGATGCCAATGGCAGTCACGGCGCTAATGTCATACATGTCGATCAAAGTTCACCTTATGGCGATTTGTACGTTATCGACCGTGTTTTGGATCTCCCGCCATCATTGGATGTGTTTCTGCGTGAACAGAAAGCTTGTGCTCTATTCCAACATATGCCTAGCGATATTCTTCATTCTTTGGCTTTGACTGCACACCTGACCATATTTTTGCCGTCAGACCGTGCATGGAATCGCCTGCATTCTCTTGAACAAGCATATTTACTGGGGCCATCGCCGCAAGCTCAAGATGACCGTCTACGCGTTTTTGGATGGCACGCTTCCAGCACAGGCATCCACGACGGGCATGTAGCATATGCTTCTTCATTACGCTCTGCGCCCCATGCACAATTTACGACTATTCTTGGAGGCGACATACACGTTTCCCGCGCGGAGAATAACTCTCTTTTCGTAAATGGCATGCCAATCATTCAAGAGGATCTTTTGACGGAGAACGGTGTTGTACATATTCTTGATGGTATGCTCCTTCCCCACGGGGATCTGGGTATGACACCTGAACAATATTTACTCGCCCTGAATGCTACGAAATTTGTGTCTCTTATAAGACAAGCGGGACTCGAATCATATATTAGCCAGGATCCACATAAAGTGCCGCCAGATTCGAAATCTGGTCCTTTTACGTTTCTTGTTCCCTCCAACGAAGCTTTAGAAAGATGGGATGCACAATTCAACAACCTGTCGAAAAAGAAAGCACTCAAGTTTGGGACGCTGCTTCGTGAAATGTTGTTGTATCACATTTTACCTGGGCATCAGCGGGCACTTCACAACTCTTCGCTACCTGTAACAGAGCTACGTCCATCGGGCCTTAGTGGTGCTGCGCAACGTATGCGTGTTCACATCCTAGACAACGGTACTGTCTTATTTGGAGAAAACAGCGTTTCAAGGAAATCGATTTTTTTAAACAGCACGACGCTATACTTGCTGGATGATATGGTTGAGATGCCCAAAGACCCTGTACAGACAGCCTCTGAAGCATCACTCTCTACGTATGTTGAGGCACTTTATAAAGTGCAAATGGATAAAAATGTGCGGCAAGCACCTTACATGACCTACATCGTGCCCAGCGACTTTGCCTTCGAATCGGCAGGGCTTGTGTCCAAGTACTTGCTGAGTAGCGCCAATACCAAGTTGAGTCATGTGCTCTCGTCCCAGGTACTCAATGGTGCGTGGTACGGTGCAGTATTACGGGACAAGTGGACGCAGATTTCTACTCAGGACGGATCCTTTTTGTGGATGCGACGTGATGCTGTATCGTCTGACACGGTGGTGCGCACGAATAGCTCGGATTTGGATATCCACGTTACTCGACCTGATCTTCTGACAGACACCGGTGTCATGCATGTGGTGGACAGACTGACTATACCTGCTTCGGCGCCCATATCACTCTACCAACTGGCACAAAGTGCACCTACAGGCAAAATGGTATCATTGCTACATCGTGCAGGATTTGACTGGGTCTGGAACGAAACACACAAACTCGAGGCTGGAGGTACATGCGGTCGTCAAAAATTAGTATTATTAGTGCCTGAAGACCGCGCCTTTGCCAAACTTAAATCGCATGCATATGAACACAAtatggagcagctgcggGCCCTGATGTCTCTTCATGTGTTGGTGGTAGACGACTGTGCCGCCCAACAGCCAGGTACTGAAGATGTACCAATGCCCGTGGTCGATGAAATCACGCATGTTTCCCTCCTTGATAAAAGCATGGGTGGTACGAGCCCATATGGTACCGTGGCATTCCGTCGTGTTTCGCCTACCAATGAGAACCGACTCGGATATATGGTCGGTATCAAGGGGGCTCGCAGTACACGTGGTAAGGAACATTCAGCACATGTTCTAGAATATGGACGCACATCATGTATGCAAGTACATGCGGGTCGCGTTACACCAGGGGGTATTCTTACAATTGACACAGTGCTTGAACCTTTCGAATCAGGGTGGTTTTTCCGTTGGGATTGGGCAAGAAAAGTATGCCTCCTAGGTGCCTTGTCCCTTGGTGCCATCTCTGCAGGAATATACACTTGGCATTGGCGCTGTGGATATACACGTGTACAGACCGAAGCACTAGAAGGTGAGGAAGAATAG